The stretch of DNA GCGCCGCGAGCTGATCGCAGAGAGAGGGGTCCACGCACCAGACGCGCACGGTGCTCACTCCGTCGCGCAGCTGCACCTCTTCGCCCACGCGCGCGAACTTCAGCTCCGTGGTGCCGGGCGGCGTCCGCGGAAAGCGCATCGTGACGCGAGTGCCCGCAGGGACGGGCCGCTCCTCGAGCACCCGCAGCACGCGCTTGCGGATGCCGGGGTCGTCCTGGACATCGCCGACGTCCACGCGCCGCGTCTCCATCTCGACCACCAGCTCCACTCCCTGACGGAAGCGGACGCGCTCGTTCGCGGTGCCGCTGAACGGCGGCCACTGCTGCTCATGGCCCTCGGTACCCGTGGGGACCGCCTCCATCATCAGGCCGAGGGGGCACTCGCCACAGGGGTCGGGATAGGCCGGGACCAGGTGGCCCGAGACGCGGTACGTCGCCACCTCGAGCACCTCGTCGCGACAGCCCGCGAGCGCGAGGAGGCCCAGCAGCGGAATCCACTTCGTTGCGTGCGTCATGGCCGCGCGGCAAAGCAAGACGCGGGCCTGGCAGCTCCGACGGAAGGTGGCGTTGCAAGGCCGTGGAAAGGCTCGCGGTATGACGGGCGTGTCGTGCCTCAGCGCCTCGGATTTTCGAGGGCGTGGCTCAGGACGCGAGCAGGTGCTGTGCGAGCGCCTGCGCCTGGGTGCGAATCTCCGGGATGGCGGTGGACTCCCACAGCTCGGGCCGCCGCACCCCGCCCAGCGCGAAGAGCACGGAGGAGGGCTTCCCCTGCGCATCCACCAGCGCGCCCTCGCGCGTGTCCAGCCCGAGGCGCAGCGCGTCCGCGCGCGCGAGCCCTCCCGCGAGCAGGTCTCCCACCAGCGTGCCCTTCGGCTGCGCGAGCGGCGAGGCCGGCCCCGTGCAGTTGAGCACGCGCTGCACGTGCAGGTGCTGCACGCCGGGGCCGCCACGCCGCCGCAGCGTCACCCGCACGCCGTCCGCCTCGAGCGCGAAGGCCTGCACGTGCGCCGCGTGGATGCGCAGCTGGCCGCCCGCGAGCAGCTCGGCGATGGCGCGGCCCACCTCGGGCGCCATGCGGTGGCGGTGCACCTCCCAGTAGGCGCGCAGGTGGCGCAGGAAGCGCCGCTTGTCCGCGGTCGCGAGCCGCTGCCACAGCGGCACCGTGTGCGGCCGCAGCGCGTCCACCACCGCGCGCCAGTCGCCGCCGGCGGCCTCCACGCGGCGCACCTCCGCGCGCACCTCGCGCAGCAGCGCCCGCGCGCGCAGCGCTCCGGGCGCGAAGGTGTGGGGCGCCACCCCCGCGCGGTGCACCTGGGGCAGCAGCCCGTGGCGCGAGAGCGCGTGCACCGGGCCCGTGTGCCCGCGCGCCTGCAGCGAGAGCGCCACGTCCACCGCCGTCAGCCCCGAGCCCAGGAGCAGCACCGACTCCTCGGGCGCCACCGCCTCGAGCCCGCCGCTCTCCCAGGGCAGCGCCACGTAGCGCTCACTCGCGTAGAGCCCGCCATCCGGCACCGCGAGCGCCGCGGGCGGGAAGTTGCCCAGCGCGAGCACCGCGCGCGCGGCCCGCACGCTGCCGCCCTCCTCGAGCTGCACCGTGACGCCACCGGCCCCGGGCTGCAGGCCGCGCACCTGCGCGTGGCGCTGGGTGAGCTGCACGCCGGGGGCCGCCTTCGCGCGCGCCTCGGCGAGCACTGCGTCCAGGTAGAGCGCGTAGCGCGCGCGGGGCACGAAGTCGGTGGGCCGGGTGTCCGGCGCCTGCGTGCGCAGCCAGCGCAGGAAGTGCTCCGGGTCATCCGCGAGCGCGCTCATCTTGCCCGCGGGCACGTTGAGCAGGTGCTGCAGCTCGGTGGTGCTGTAGGCGGGCCCGCGGCCGAAGCGCCCGCTCTGCTCCAGCAGCAGCACCTGGAGCGGCGTGCGCGCGGTGCGCAGCAGCGCCGCCGCGAGCAGGGTGCCGCTCGCACCGGCCCCGATGATGGCGAGGTCGAAGGCGGCGGGAGGGGAGAGGGGCTGGGACATGGTGCGCGCAAGGTAGCGCCTCGGGGGCCCGGAGGAAGCCTCCTTTGCGCCACCGGGGGGAGGTGCTGCACACGGCGCGCGCGAGCGGCGCCGAGCCTGGCCTCTCGGCAGCCGGCGCGCCGCGCACTGTCCGCGGGCGGACCCTGCATCCGCGCGAGAGCAGCGGCCCTGTGCCCTCCCCGCGCCGCCCCGCTCGCCGTGCGCCCGGGCTCGCGCGCCCGCACCGTGCGCGCTGCACACCCGCGCGCTCCGTGCGTAGGGTGATCCGCAGGGGCTGCCGAGGGGGGACGTGCGATGAGGGCGAGCGTGCGCGGCGCCGGCTGGCTGCTGGCGGTGATGCTGTGGAGTGCGTGCGGAGCGGGCCCGCTGGAGGACGAGGGGACGGAGGCGCCGTCTCCCGGGCTCGCGGCACCCGGAGAGGCACCGGAGAGCGAGCCGGCCATCGGGACGGAAGAGGCGGCGCTCACGACCACGCTGCGCACGCGCTGGGTGCGCACGCACGAGCGCGTGGAGTTCCGCCAGATGGCCTTCGACTCGAGCGGCAACCTCTACGTGGCCCTCTCCTACCACGGGCCGGCGACGCTCACGGGCGTGCCGCTGCCCTGGAACGGCGACCCGGACGACTACCACTCGGGCGTGGCGAAGTTCCGCCCCGACAACACGCTCGCCTGGGTGCGCGGCTGGGGACCGGCGCGCGTCTCGCGCGACATCGCCTACGCGAACATCACCGGCTTCGCGGTGACGCCGGGCGGCACCGTGTACGTGGGCGGCGAGGCGCAGCAGGACGGCCTGCGCATCGGCGGCCGCACGCTGGACAACGGCACCTTCCTCGTGCGCCTGAGCTCGGGGGGCACGCTGCAGTGGGCGCGCACCACGCGGCCCGAGCCCAACACCGACTTCACCTTCGTCTCCTTCGCGGCGCATCCAGCAGGCGGCTTCTACGCGCTCGGGAACTTCCGCCACTTCGGGCAGTACCCGTACCAGCTGATGCTCATCCGCTACCGCAGCGACGGCGCGGCTGCCTGGGGCAACATCTACGAGCAGGCGGAGGGCTCCTCCTCCGCGAACCCCATGCGGGTGGCGGCGGACGAGGCGGGCAACGCCTACGTGAGCGGCTACAGCTACGGCTCCGTGAGCTTCGGGGGGCCCACCGGGCCGACGGAGCTGTCCCCGTTCGTCTTCTCCACCACCAGCGCGGGCAGGCACCGCTGGACGCGCTTCCTCTCCGTGCCGGACGTGGGCTTCGCGGACGGGCTCGCGGTGCGCGACGGGCGCGTGGTGGTCGCCGTGGGGGCGAGCTTCGACGGCGCCTTCCTGCTCGGGCTCACCACCGGCCTGGGCACGGAGCGCTGGCGCGTGGCGCTGGGGAACGTGGGCAACGAGATGACCGTGTCCACGGGCGCGCGCAACGAGGTGCTGCTCAGCGTGGCCTCGGGAGACGCCTCGGCGCTCGGCGTGCCGCGCAGCCGCCCCACGAGCAACCTGTGGAACACCACCTCCTTCGTCGCCCGCGTGCGGCGCACGGACGGGCGGGTGCTGGGGGCGGCGAACCTCGAGTCCAGCCCGGACGACGACCGCAGCGGCGTCTATGCGACCAGCTGCGCCGTGAGCAACGCCGGCACGCTCGCGGTGGCGGGCCGCTTCGACGGCACGGTGGACTTCGGCATGGGGCCGCGCACCAACGCCAACGCGAGCTTCGTGCTGCGCGCGCTGCCCTAGAAGTTGAGCTGCAGGCGCCCGAGCACCAGCTGCTCGGCGGGGCGGTCCGCGCCTGCGGCCGCCCCACCGTCGAAGGTGGTGCGCTCCAGGTGCAGCGACACGCGGGTGAAGGCGTTGAGGTAGCCATTGAGCGCGAGCGCCGCGGCGCGCGCCGCCCTCGCCGAGGCCGCGGGGTCCGCGAAGAGGGGGAAGGCGTCCGCGTCCACGTCCAGCGCCGAGTAGCGCAGCGCCACCTCCAGCGCGCCCCACTCGCCGAGCGAGGGGCGGAAGGGGGCGCGCACCTTCACGCCCTCGTAGCCCGCGCTGCCGCCGTACACGACGAGGGAGCCGGTGGCGTTCCACGCGCTGTGCGTGAGGCGCACCGCTGCGCCGTCTCCCACCGCCACCTCCTGGCTGCTGCGCACGTACTCGCTCAGCAGGCCCAGGGGCCCCACGTACCAGTAGGCCTGCGGGCTGAGGCGCACGCGCTCGCCCTGCGCGACCGCCCCGGGCACGCCGCCGGCCGCGGCGGCGCGGTAGCGGAAGAAGACCTGCTGCCCGGCCGTGCGGTACTGCGGAAGGTTCGCGGCGCCGCCCGTGCGCCCGTAGCTCGCGGCGAGGCCCACGCCCAGGTTCTGCAGCGCGGGCACCCCGAGCGGCCGCAGTGGGTGGGCGAAGACGCGCGCCACCGCGTCCTTGCCGTCCTCGTCGTCGCCCTCGAGGTTCCCCCCGTCCGGTGCGCCGTTGAACACGCCCACCGCGTAGCTCAAGACGCCCGCCTGTGCTTCGCCGTGCAGCTGCAGGCCCACGTCGCGGCCGGGCACCAGGTTGGTGGGCAGCGCGCGCTCGGAGAAGGGGAGGAAGGCGTCGGACTGGAGGAACTCGAGGCCGAAGGGGGCCTTGTAGCGGCCGGCCCGCACGCGCAGCGCCTTGGAGGGATGCGCGTCCACGTACGCGTCCTGGATCTGCGCGCGCCCGCCGCCGAAGTCCGGCATGAAGCGGAAGTCGTAGAGCCCGAACACCGTGCCGTCCACGATGGGCCGCACGCGGCGCAAGAGCAGCGTGTTCGCGACCGCGCCCTCGCCACCGCCCACGAAGAAGCGCCCGTCTGCCTGAATCAGGCCGGAGAAGCGCAGGCGGAAGTCGCCGTCCGCGCTCTCCAACACGAAGCCCTTCTCGCCCAGCTTCACGGCCGGCGGCGCCGGGGGCGGTGCAGCGCTCGGCGCGGAGGACTGGGCGAAGGCCGGAAGTGCGAGCAGGGCGAGGAGCAGGGGGGCACGCATGGGGCCCACCACAGCCTGCCACTCGCCCGCGCCGCAACGGCGAAGTGAGGGGAGCGTTCCACGACGGAAACGGGCGAGCGGGCGTACGAGCCCTCGTGTGCCTTCCGCCTCACGCCCGCAATGAAGGTCCGGTGCTCAGCGTTCCAACTCGGCCCCATTGCTCAGAGGTCGGGGCTTCCTCTGGAGGTGCTCGCATGCAGGCGCTCGGAATGCGGGAAGACGGTCTGAGGGAAGTGGAGCCCGTGCTCCAGGTGGACCCCGCCGAGCTGTTCGGGGCGCGCCTCCCGGTGCTCAGTGGCGCGGGCGCTCCGGCGGGCCGGCAGCTGCGCGCGCTCGCCGAGTGGATGCGCCGCGCGCAGCCTCGCTGGCGCGTGCTCTCCCCCTTCGTGCGCTTCGACCCGCAGAGCTACGTGCGCGAGACCCTCTTCCGCTCGCCCGACTGGGAGCTGGTGCTCCTCTGCTGGGGCCCGGAGCACGCCTCGCGCATCCACGACCACGGCGGCTCGAGCGGCGTGGCGCGCGTGCTCTGGGGCGAGGCCCAGGAGCAGCGCTTCCTGCGCAGCGGCCCGGGCCACGCGGTGCCCAGCGCGCGCGTGAGCCTGCAGGAGGGCGGCGTGCTGGTGGAGGCGAGCGCCACGGTGCACCAGCTGCGCAACGTCTCGCGCGAGCCGGCCCTCACCCTGCACCTGTACAGCCCGCCGCTCGCGGGGATGCAGCAGTACCTGCCCGCGCCGCACTGAAGCCCGCGCGGGGGGCGCCTCAGGGCTTCGCCGCGCGCACCTCGTCCAGCAGGCTCGTGTCCACCATGCCCTGCAGGTCCTCGCCGGGCAGGAAGCCCAGCGCGTGCGCGTCCGCCGCGTCCTTCGCGAGCGCCTGCGGGAGCGGGTCCAGGCTGGGCTCGAGCCGGCTGAAGGCGTCCTGCAGGGTGGCGTCCGGCAGCGGCTTGCCGGCCAGCTGCGCGAAGGCGGTGTTCACGGCGCGCGCGAAGTTCTTCGGGTCCGTCTCCCAGCGGCCGCTCAAGGAGAGGTGCGCGCGCAGGAGCGCCTTGAGCTCGGCGCGCCGCGACTGCAGCACGCTCGCGGTGGTGACCAGCAGCGTGGTGGGGAAGCGCCCATTGGGCCACAGCGT from Aggregicoccus sp. 17bor-14 encodes:
- a CDS encoding FAD/NAD(P)-binding protein; amino-acid sequence: MSQPLSPPAAFDLAIIGAGASGTLLAAALLRTARTPLQVLLLEQSGRFGRGPAYSTTELQHLLNVPAGKMSALADDPEHFLRWLRTQAPDTRPTDFVPRARYALYLDAVLAEARAKAAPGVQLTQRHAQVRGLQPGAGGVTVQLEEGGSVRAARAVLALGNFPPAALAVPDGGLYASERYVALPWESGGLEAVAPEESVLLLGSGLTAVDVALSLQARGHTGPVHALSRHGLLPQVHRAGVAPHTFAPGALRARALLREVRAEVRRVEAAGGDWRAVVDALRPHTVPLWQRLATADKRRFLRHLRAYWEVHRHRMAPEVGRAIAELLAGGQLRIHAAHVQAFALEADGVRVTLRRRGGPGVQHLHVQRVLNCTGPASPLAQPKGTLVGDLLAGGLARADALRLGLDTREGALVDAQGKPSSVLFALGGVRRPELWESTAIPEIRTQAQALAQHLLAS
- a CDS encoding OprO/OprP family phosphate-selective porin; the encoded protein is MRAPLLLALLALPAFAQSSAPSAAPPPAPPAVKLGEKGFVLESADGDFRLRFSGLIQADGRFFVGGGEGAVANTLLLRRVRPIVDGTVFGLYDFRFMPDFGGGRAQIQDAYVDAHPSKALRVRAGRYKAPFGLEFLQSDAFLPFSERALPTNLVPGRDVGLQLHGEAQAGVLSYAVGVFNGAPDGGNLEGDDEDGKDAVARVFAHPLRPLGVPALQNLGVGLAASYGRTGGAANLPQYRTAGQQVFFRYRAAAAGGVPGAVAQGERVRLSPQAYWYVGPLGLLSEYVRSSQEVAVGDGAAVRLTHSAWNATGSLVVYGGSAGYEGVKVRAPFRPSLGEWGALEVALRYSALDVDADAFPLFADPAASARAARAAALALNGYLNAFTRVSLHLERTTFDGGAAAGADRPAEQLVLGRLQLNF
- a CDS encoding cysteine dioxygenase family protein, which encodes MREDGLREVEPVLQVDPAELFGARLPVLSGAGAPAGRQLRALAEWMRRAQPRWRVLSPFVRFDPQSYVRETLFRSPDWELVLLCWGPEHASRIHDHGGSSGVARVLWGEAQEQRFLRSGPGHAVPSARVSLQEGGVLVEASATVHQLRNVSREPALTLHLYSPPLAGMQQYLPAPH